A part of Pararhizobium sp. A13 genomic DNA contains:
- a CDS encoding aspartate/glutamate racemase family protein: protein MRILVVNPNTTRSMTEKAAEAARAVAAPGTEIIAATSQMGPVSIEGHYDGALALPGLLAEIRQAESAGAQAAVIACFDDTGLDAARSLAGFPVLGLCESALVTAGFLAQRFTIVTTLERSRILLENLSRHYGFGGRAKVRAADIPVLELEDPASGAIGKLHRQIELALVEDGAEAIVLGCAGMADLAHALQKEYGVPVIDGVSAAVKQAEALIAQRLTTSKRGSYAPPLAKVYAGAMGAFAPGAV, encoded by the coding sequence ATGCGCATTCTTGTCGTCAACCCGAACACCACCCGATCCATGACGGAAAAGGCGGCGGAGGCCGCACGGGCCGTCGCAGCTCCCGGAACCGAAATCATCGCCGCCACGTCGCAGATGGGGCCGGTGTCGATCGAAGGCCACTATGATGGTGCGCTCGCCTTGCCCGGCCTGCTTGCCGAGATCCGGCAAGCCGAATCCGCCGGCGCGCAGGCCGCAGTTATCGCCTGTTTCGACGATACCGGGCTCGACGCCGCCCGCTCTTTGGCCGGCTTTCCCGTTCTCGGTCTCTGCGAGTCCGCGCTGGTCACGGCCGGATTTCTCGCCCAGCGCTTTACCATCGTGACGACCCTGGAGCGCTCGCGCATTCTGCTCGAAAACCTTTCCCGGCACTACGGATTCGGCGGGCGTGCGAAGGTGCGAGCCGCTGACATTCCTGTACTTGAACTGGAGGACCCTGCATCCGGTGCCATCGGCAAGCTGCACCGCCAGATCGAACTGGCGCTTGTGGAAGATGGCGCCGAAGCCATTGTTCTCGGTTGCGCCGGCATGGCCGATCTCGCCCATGCCCTGCAGAAGGAATATGGCGTGCCTGTCATCGATGGGGTTTCGGCGGCAGTCAAGCAGGCCGAGGCGCTGATTGCGCAGCGGCTGACGACGAGCAAGCGGGGGTCTTATGCGCCGCCGCTTGCGAAGGTGTATGCGGGGGCAATGGGGGCATTTGCGCCAGGCGCGGTTTGA
- a CDS encoding ABC transporter permease has protein sequence MSHEKRTLEFYVLAVFFAVFVFFLYGPLSAVLILSFQGPDGGLTFPLNGVSVHWFYNLFEQQAVGDFGASFKRSFSLGLMVMVVNVLVSLLAGLAFRRKFRGSTVLFYLTVASLVVPSIIISLGIGVVFQQLGLKPAWYSSAFGAHLTWTLPFGVLIMFAVFNRFSPSYEEAARDLGATSWQTFRHVLLPMIAPSLIGVGLFGFTLSYDEFARTLMTSGTYNTLPLEIYGMTTNVTTPVLYALGTVTTLFSFSIILLALAIILVMRRRQAKLV, from the coding sequence ATGTCCCACGAAAAGCGCACGCTGGAATTCTACGTGCTGGCGGTCTTTTTCGCTGTGTTCGTGTTTTTCCTCTATGGGCCGCTTTCGGCCGTTCTCATCCTGTCCTTCCAGGGGCCGGACGGGGGGCTGACCTTTCCGCTCAATGGCGTCTCGGTGCACTGGTTCTACAACCTTTTCGAACAGCAGGCGGTCGGCGATTTCGGGGCATCCTTCAAGCGGTCCTTCTCGCTCGGGCTGATGGTCATGGTGGTGAACGTGCTCGTTTCGCTGCTCGCCGGTCTTGCCTTCCGCCGCAAGTTCAGGGGCTCGACGGTGCTGTTCTACCTGACGGTCGCAAGCCTCGTCGTGCCGTCGATCATCATCTCGCTCGGCATTGGCGTCGTTTTCCAACAGCTCGGCCTCAAGCCCGCCTGGTATTCGTCGGCTTTCGGCGCGCACCTGACCTGGACTTTGCCCTTCGGCGTGCTGATCATGTTTGCCGTGTTCAACCGTTTTTCGCCCTCCTATGAGGAGGCTGCGCGCGACCTCGGGGCGACGTCTTGGCAAACCTTCCGGCATGTGCTTCTGCCGATGATCGCGCCGAGCCTGATCGGCGTCGGGCTGTTCGGCTTCACGCTCTCCTACGATGAATTCGCCCGCACGTTGATGACATCCGGCACCTACAACACGCTGCCGCTCGAAATCTACGGCATGACGACCAACGTAACCACGCCGGTGCTCTACGCGCTCGGCACGGTCACCACACTCTTTTCCTTCTCCATCATCCTCTTGGCGCTCGCGATCATCCTGGTGATGCGCCGCAGGCAAGCGAAACTGGTCTGA
- a CDS encoding PotD/PotF family extracellular solute-binding protein, with protein MTTENKTPKGISRRGLLKTGAAATGAVIGSGLITGFPTIWAQNPITLRQFGTGVSNINAIAEKCKADLGITLEMTATDSDAAAQRAVTQPDSYDIADIEYWILKKVFPAGVIQPMDIKKLKYYDKIVPLFKTGKLKPDSVIAQGTAPHTVGFVEAPGDKTFAKGETQYFTMVPTIYNADTLGIRPDLVGREITTWADIMDPAFKGKTSILNIPSIGIMDAAMIMEAMGNIKYADKGNMTKEEIDATIEFLIKAKQDGQFRAFWKSFDESVNLMASGEVVIQSMWSPAVAAVRSKGIACKYQPLKEGYRSWGGGLGLAAHLTGAQLDAAYEYINWYTSGWVGGYLNRQGYYSAAMDTAKEFMSADEWGYWIEGKPATGDIMSPEGKVMEKAGAVRDGGSFEERMGKVACWNSVMDEDRYMVKRWNEFIAA; from the coding sequence ATGACGACTGAAAACAAGACACCTAAGGGAATTTCAAGGCGCGGCCTCTTGAAGACCGGTGCGGCGGCAACCGGCGCCGTCATCGGCTCCGGCCTGATTACCGGCTTCCCGACCATCTGGGCGCAGAACCCGATCACGCTGCGCCAGTTTGGCACCGGCGTTTCGAACATCAACGCCATCGCCGAGAAGTGCAAGGCCGACCTCGGCATCACGCTCGAGATGACCGCCACCGACTCCGACGCCGCCGCCCAGCGCGCCGTCACCCAGCCGGATAGTTACGACATCGCCGATATAGAGTACTGGATTCTCAAGAAGGTGTTCCCGGCTGGCGTCATTCAGCCGATGGATATCAAGAAACTGAAGTACTATGACAAGATCGTGCCGCTGTTCAAAACCGGCAAGCTCAAGCCGGACAGCGTCATCGCGCAGGGTACGGCACCGCACACTGTCGGCTTCGTCGAAGCACCCGGCGACAAGACCTTCGCCAAGGGCGAAACCCAATATTTCACGATGGTTCCGACCATCTATAATGCTGACACGCTCGGCATCCGTCCGGATCTCGTCGGTCGCGAGATCACCACCTGGGCCGACATCATGGATCCTGCCTTCAAGGGCAAGACCTCGATCCTCAACATCCCGTCGATCGGCATCATGGATGCTGCGATGATTATGGAAGCCATGGGCAACATCAAGTATGCCGACAAGGGCAACATGACCAAGGAAGAGATCGATGCGACGATCGAATTCCTGATCAAGGCCAAGCAGGACGGCCAGTTCCGCGCCTTCTGGAAGTCCTTCGACGAGTCGGTCAACCTGATGGCTTCGGGCGAAGTCGTGATCCAGTCGATGTGGTCGCCGGCCGTTGCGGCCGTCCGCTCGAAGGGCATCGCCTGCAAGTACCAGCCGCTCAAGGAAGGCTATCGCTCATGGGGCGGTGGTCTTGGCCTTGCAGCCCATCTCACCGGCGCGCAGCTTGATGCGGCCTATGAGTATATCAACTGGTACACATCCGGTTGGGTCGGCGGCTACCTCAACCGCCAGGGCTACTACTCCGCTGCCATGGATACCGCCAAGGAGTTCATGTCCGCCGACGAGTGGGGCTACTGGATCGAAGGCAAGCCTGCGACGGGCGACATCATGTCGCCGGAAGGCAAGGTCATGGAGAAGGCGGGTGCGGTGCGCGACGGCGGTTCGTTCGAAGAGCGCATGGGCAAGGTCGCGTGCTGGAACTCGGTCATGGACGAGGACCGCTACATGGTCAAGCGCTGGAACGAGTTCATCGCTGCGTGA
- a CDS encoding GntR family transcriptional regulator, with product MKTAAVPANDQIDVSTQSIRDSIRDAIVDRRLAPGTKLSEADVGALFNVSRTLVRGALQALAYEGLVNVEKNRGAFVAYPSPEEARQIFATRRLIEPGILREAAKHMGPSHLQHLRQLLMEEGRLMAERGQTARRAEIKASGDFHLMLASMTGNAVMQRFMDELVARSSLVIALYGQSAISSCGHQEHQDIVTAIENGDLDRACHLMIHHIDHIEADLDMRENKGSDLREAFKL from the coding sequence ATGAAAACCGCAGCAGTTCCCGCCAACGATCAGATCGACGTCAGCACACAATCTATCCGCGATTCCATCCGCGATGCGATCGTCGATCGCCGGCTGGCGCCGGGCACCAAGCTGTCGGAAGCGGATGTCGGCGCGCTGTTCAATGTAAGCCGCACCCTGGTCCGCGGTGCCCTGCAGGCACTCGCCTACGAGGGCCTCGTCAATGTCGAGAAAAATCGCGGCGCCTTCGTTGCCTACCCCTCGCCCGAAGAAGCGCGGCAGATTTTCGCCACGCGCCGGCTGATCGAGCCGGGCATTCTGCGCGAAGCCGCAAAACATATGGGTCCCTCGCATCTTCAACACCTGCGGCAGCTGCTGATGGAAGAAGGCCGGCTTATGGCAGAGCGCGGCCAGACGGCCCGCCGTGCCGAGATCAAGGCCTCCGGCGATTTTCACCTGATGCTCGCCTCCATGACCGGCAATGCCGTGATGCAGCGCTTCATGGACGAACTCGTCGCCCGCTCATCGCTGGTCATCGCCCTCTACGGCCAGTCGGCCATTTCAAGCTGCGGCCATCAGGAACACCAGGACATCGTCACGGCGATCGAGAACGGCGATCTCGACCGCGCTTGCCATCTGATGATCCACCACATCGACCATATCGAGGCCGACCTCGATATGCGCGAAAACAAGGGCAGCGACCTTCGCGAAGCCTTCAAGCTCTAG
- a CDS encoding DUF982 domain-containing protein gives MSDKRFPTPVRVIVKHHQENIIATAWDAVEFLRRWPARRSLAYRRALQHCLDALDGIRSPKKARASFTAAVREEGLLA, from the coding sequence GTGAGCGACAAACGCTTTCCCACCCCCGTCAGAGTGATCGTCAAGCACCATCAGGAAAACATCATCGCCACCGCCTGGGACGCCGTCGAATTTCTTCGCCGCTGGCCGGCGAGGCGCAGCCTTGCATATCGCCGCGCTTTGCAGCATTGCCTTGATGCCCTCGACGGCATTCGCAGTCCGAAGAAGGCCCGGGCCTCCTTCACCGCAGCGGTGCGGGAAGAAGGCTTGCTTGCCTGA
- a CDS encoding aminomethyltransferase family protein: MALSWRFSALADRHRALGSKLEDWSGMGTAWTYDKDIYEEHIAVRTTAGIMDVSGLKKVHLVGPHAIAVLEYITTRDMTKIYPGKSVYACMLNDRGHFTDDCIVYRTGPNAWMLVHGSGSGFEEIVKQAQGRNCAVLFDDDLHDLSLQGPLAVDYLEKYVPGIRDLKYFHHMQTTLFGAPVMISRTGYTGERGYEIFVRGQDAGMVWDRIVDEGKAMGIIPVCFSVLDMLRVESYLLFYPYDNSQMYPFANEQPGDSLWELGLDFTVSPGKTGFRGAEEHARLKGKERFKIFGLLVDADGPTDLGDEVWADDKKVGVITCPSYSKLTNRSMAIMRVDVPYAVQGAKLEVKGKTVNAPAIAHTITFDDPEKKKRTAQG, from the coding sequence ATGGCATTGAGCTGGCGTTTTTCCGCCCTGGCAGACCGGCATCGGGCGTTGGGGTCGAAGCTTGAGGACTGGAGCGGCATGGGAACCGCCTGGACCTACGACAAGGACATCTACGAGGAACACATCGCCGTTCGCACCACGGCCGGCATCATGGATGTGTCGGGCCTGAAGAAGGTCCACCTTGTCGGCCCGCACGCAATCGCCGTGCTCGAATACATCACCACCCGCGACATGACCAAGATCTATCCCGGCAAGTCGGTCTATGCCTGCATGCTCAACGATCGCGGCCATTTCACCGACGACTGCATCGTCTACCGCACTGGCCCGAACGCCTGGATGCTGGTGCACGGTTCGGGCTCCGGCTTCGAGGAAATCGTCAAGCAGGCGCAAGGCCGCAACTGCGCCGTTCTCTTCGATGACGACCTGCACGACCTGTCATTGCAGGGGCCGCTTGCCGTCGACTATCTCGAAAAATACGTGCCGGGCATCCGCGACCTCAAATATTTCCATCACATGCAGACGACGCTGTTCGGCGCGCCGGTGATGATCTCGCGCACTGGCTACACCGGCGAGCGTGGCTACGAAATCTTCGTGCGCGGCCAGGATGCCGGCATGGTCTGGGACCGCATCGTCGATGAAGGCAAGGCGATGGGCATTATTCCCGTCTGCTTCAGCGTTCTCGACATGCTGCGCGTCGAGAGCTACCTGCTGTTCTATCCCTACGACAATTCTCAGATGTATCCATTTGCCAACGAGCAGCCCGGCGACAGCCTGTGGGAACTTGGGCTGGATTTCACCGTCAGCCCCGGCAAGACCGGCTTCCGCGGCGCCGAGGAACATGCCCGCCTGAAAGGCAAGGAACGCTTCAAGATCTTCGGCCTGCTGGTCGATGCCGACGGTCCGACCGACCTTGGCGACGAGGTCTGGGCAGACGACAAAAAGGTCGGCGTCATCACCTGCCCGTCCTATTCCAAGCTCACCAACCGGTCGATGGCGATCATGCGGGTCGACGTGCCCTATGCCGTCCAGGGCGCCAAGCTCGAGGTGAAGGGCAAGACCGTCAACGCACCGGCGATCGCTCACACGATCACCTTCGACGATCCGGAAAAGAAGAAGCGAACGGCGCAGGGCTGA
- a CDS encoding dimethylamine monooxygenase subunit DmmA family protein: MLVAGIKSRPEYKGLDIDPHAKRHLFVLEGEGAAALADQVEAKGKEFLAKSEILYLAAGAAPKAYDTKLSALSPDIFWQAPTLQPLLFRLRACLDLARMGTRLYIAGTEGFIGQIMQVAMEYGIDYHSIHTEHRGSTARRVQCVHCKGITDNVTTSPFACTHCGLPLLVRDHYSRRLGAFQGVNIDAEEPGTAPAPEEMFP; the protein is encoded by the coding sequence ATGCTCGTAGCAGGGATCAAAAGCAGACCGGAATACAAGGGGCTCGACATCGATCCCCACGCCAAACGCCACCTCTTCGTCCTCGAGGGCGAAGGGGCCGCGGCTCTTGCCGATCAGGTCGAGGCCAAGGGCAAGGAGTTCCTGGCAAAGTCGGAAATCCTTTATCTGGCGGCAGGTGCCGCTCCGAAAGCCTATGACACAAAGCTTTCGGCGCTCTCGCCCGATATTTTCTGGCAGGCGCCGACACTCCAGCCGCTTCTGTTTCGCCTGCGCGCCTGTCTCGATCTCGCGCGGATGGGAACCCGGCTTTACATCGCCGGCACCGAGGGCTTCATCGGCCAGATCATGCAGGTGGCGATGGAATACGGCATCGACTACCACTCGATCCACACCGAACATCGCGGCTCGACGGCGCGGCGCGTGCAGTGCGTGCACTGCAAGGGCATCACCGACAATGTGACGACGAGCCCCTTTGCCTGCACCCATTGCGGCCTGCCGCTGCTGGTGCGCGATCATTATTCGAGACGCCTCGGCGCCTTCCAGGGCGTCAACATCGATGCGGAAGAACCGGGTACCGCCCCAGCGCCTGAGGAGATGTTCCCGTGA
- a CDS encoding PDR/VanB family oxidoreductase: MSLNTDMPVRVAAVTQVTDLVKRFRFERMDGHPMPFFSGGAHVVVSMNDNGLLRRNPYSLMSNPDDNSGYEISVLRVPNSRGGSVFMHEQVRPGDQLTVSQPVNLFAADHRGRKHILFAGGIGITPFIAMMEQFSRDNVAFELHYAIRSRSHGAYWQQLLDRYGPRRIKIYVDEEKTFIPVAEIAENQPLGTHLYVCGPAGMIDGVLLTALKAGWPKENLHSERFLAPPAGLPFQVFLEASNIHMTVGEHQSILEAAEAHGCDAPYMCRGGACGQCETEVLSCDGTLQHNDIYLSDEERASGKKIMICVSRFKGQQLVLQL; encoded by the coding sequence GTGAGCTTGAATACGGATATGCCCGTCAGGGTCGCGGCGGTAACGCAGGTGACCGACCTTGTAAAACGCTTCCGCTTCGAGCGGATGGACGGCCACCCCATGCCGTTCTTCTCCGGCGGCGCCCATGTTGTCGTCTCGATGAACGACAACGGCCTGTTGCGGCGCAACCCCTATTCGCTGATGTCCAACCCCGACGACAACAGCGGCTACGAAATCAGCGTGCTCAGGGTCCCCAACTCGCGCGGCGGCTCGGTCTTCATGCACGAGCAGGTCCGGCCCGGCGATCAGCTGACCGTCAGCCAGCCGGTCAACCTGTTTGCCGCCGATCATCGCGGCCGCAAGCACATCCTGTTTGCCGGCGGCATCGGCATCACCCCGTTCATCGCCATGATGGAGCAGTTCAGCCGCGACAATGTCGCCTTTGAGTTGCACTACGCCATCCGATCGCGCTCGCACGGCGCCTATTGGCAACAGCTGCTCGACCGCTACGGCCCGCGCCGGATCAAGATCTATGTCGACGAGGAAAAGACCTTCATTCCCGTCGCCGAGATCGCCGAGAACCAGCCGCTCGGCACGCATCTCTATGTCTGCGGCCCGGCCGGCATGATCGACGGCGTTTTGCTAACGGCGCTTAAAGCCGGATGGCCGAAGGAAAACCTGCATTCGGAGCGCTTCCTCGCGCCACCCGCCGGCCTGCCCTTCCAGGTCTTCCTCGAGGCGTCCAACATTCACATGACGGTCGGCGAGCATCAAAGCATCCTCGAGGCGGCCGAAGCCCATGGTTGCGACGCCCCCTACATGTGTCGCGGCGGCGCCTGCGGCCAATGCGAAACCGAAGTGCTCTCGTGCGACGGCACACTGCAACACAACGATATCTACCTGTCGGACGAGGAAAGGGCGTCCGGCAAGAAAATCATGATCTGCGTATCGCGTTTCAAAGGCCAGCAACTCGTTCTTCAACTCTAG